A region of Pseudoalteromonas aliena SW19 DNA encodes the following proteins:
- a CDS encoding flavin reductase family protein yields MIIKVLNQFSKWFLHHQSFAGYIEPIMQVFKPAWRAGQFRAQVVNTVVLDGGFLSVQLKPSKQWQAHTSGQHISLTLEINGRLLTRVFTVASSAQQFKNTGLVRLLIKINAQGRFTGLLSSALKADLWCNISAPSGDFVFKNTHTPATFVAGGSGITPMLAMLDDYLNQTTQKVSLVYYAKATEHQCVDELSELAARFEHFSFLLLTREQSSDITSNIKPWKNPDIYCCGPAAFMQTVSDFAKTHKLNYYQEAFGLALPSLNGDSQFNVKINASAHVVSGNDVLLPQFEEKKLPVKRGCGIGICHQCQCIKKSGVVRNLKTGELSDNGEQLIQLCVSQPVSDLELQL; encoded by the coding sequence ATGATAATTAAAGTATTAAACCAATTTTCAAAATGGTTTTTACACCATCAAAGTTTTGCAGGCTATATAGAGCCAATAATGCAGGTGTTTAAACCTGCGTGGCGTGCAGGGCAGTTTAGAGCGCAAGTAGTTAATACAGTTGTGCTTGATGGCGGTTTTTTAAGTGTGCAGCTTAAGCCAAGCAAACAATGGCAGGCACATACGTCAGGGCAGCATATAAGTTTAACGCTTGAAATTAATGGGCGATTATTAACACGCGTTTTTACCGTGGCTTCAAGCGCTCAGCAATTTAAAAATACAGGTTTGGTGCGCTTACTAATCAAAATAAATGCGCAAGGGCGCTTTACAGGTTTACTCAGTAGCGCATTAAAAGCGGATTTATGGTGCAATATTTCTGCGCCAAGCGGCGACTTTGTATTTAAAAATACACATACACCGGCTACTTTTGTTGCCGGTGGGTCGGGTATAACACCTATGCTGGCCATGCTTGATGATTACTTAAACCAAACAACGCAAAAAGTGTCGTTGGTGTATTACGCAAAAGCCACTGAGCATCAATGTGTTGATGAGCTAAGTGAGTTGGCAGCGCGTTTTGAGCATTTTTCGTTTTTATTATTAACGCGTGAGCAATCAAGCGATATAACCAGCAATATTAAGCCGTGGAAAAACCCAGACATTTACTGCTGTGGCCCTGCTGCATTTATGCAAACGGTGAGCGATTTTGCTAAAACGCATAAGCTAAATTACTACCAAGAAGCCTTTGGTTTGGCGCTGCCTAGCTTAAACGGCGACAGCCAATTTAATGTAAAAATTAACGCAAGTGCCCATGTTGTATCGGGCAATGATGTTTTACTACCTCAGTTTGAAGAAAAAAAGCTACCCGTTAAACGCGGTTGCGGTATTGGTATTTGCCATCAATGCCAATGTATTAAAAAATCAGGCGTGGTACGTAATTTAAAAACAGGTGAATTGAGTGACAACGGCGAGCAGTTAATCCAACTTTGCGTAAGCCAACCTGTTAGTGATTTGGAGTTACAATTATGA
- a CDS encoding PQQ-dependent sugar dehydrogenase yields MINLMSHNTLPKIISAGLTVAMFAINAPAHAKSDYVKNYKQLDTLSLNVNAVTAADGVVIPWAIEPLANGDLLISERSGTLFLLPKNTTKLTKVSGLPNIDANGQGGLLDLSLHTDSKQNQWLYFSYSSSEGKGSGSNTALMRAKLNSDYTQLSDQQLLYKGEHNSTKGQHYGSRTVFDDEGYVYFSIGDRGARTINPQDLTRDGGKIYRLHEDGRIPSDNPFVKLKDAKHAVWSYGHRNPQGMWFDNQNNILWSHEHGPRGGDELNIIKKGANYGWPLVSYGVNYSGTKFTDLKEKDGMQSPVLHWTPSIAPSDMLYVTSDKYPKLKGKLLLASMKFAFISALELSKGKVVKQYKILDGIGRVRSLAQGSDGFIYLGIDGQGIKRLEPET; encoded by the coding sequence ATGATAAATTTAATGTCACATAACACACTCCCTAAAATAATAAGTGCAGGCTTAACCGTTGCTATGTTTGCTATTAATGCACCCGCGCATGCAAAAAGCGATTACGTAAAAAACTATAAACAGCTCGATACTTTATCGCTTAACGTTAACGCAGTAACAGCGGCAGATGGTGTGGTTATACCTTGGGCTATTGAGCCTTTAGCTAATGGTGATTTACTAATATCTGAGCGCAGTGGAACGTTATTTTTATTACCTAAAAATACAACTAAATTAACTAAGGTCTCTGGGCTGCCCAACATTGACGCTAATGGCCAAGGTGGGTTGCTTGATTTATCACTACACACCGATAGTAAGCAAAACCAATGGCTGTACTTTAGTTACTCAAGTAGTGAGGGAAAAGGAAGCGGAAGTAACACCGCCTTAATGCGCGCTAAGCTAAATAGCGATTATACGCAGTTGTCTGATCAGCAATTGCTATACAAAGGGGAGCATAATAGTACCAAAGGCCAGCACTACGGCAGCCGTACTGTGTTTGATGATGAAGGTTATGTTTATTTTTCAATTGGCGATCGCGGCGCACGCACTATAAACCCGCAAGATCTCACCCGTGATGGCGGTAAAATTTATCGCTTACACGAAGATGGCCGTATCCCAAGCGACAATCCGTTTGTTAAACTAAAAGATGCAAAACATGCGGTATGGTCTTATGGGCACCGTAATCCACAAGGCATGTGGTTTGATAATCAAAACAATATTTTATGGTCTCACGAGCACGGACCACGCGGCGGCGATGAACTTAATATTATAAAAAAAGGCGCTAACTACGGATGGCCTTTAGTAAGTTATGGCGTTAACTACAGCGGTACCAAGTTTACAGACCTTAAAGAAAAAGACGGCATGCAATCGCCCGTATTACATTGGACCCCTTCAATTGCCCCTTCCGATATGTTGTATGTAACGAGTGATAAATACCCAAAGCTTAAAGGTAAGCTATTATTAGCATCAATGAAATTTGCATTTATTAGCGCACTGGAACTCTCAAAGGGTAAGGTTGTTAAGCAATATAAAATACTCGATGGAATAGGCAGAGTACGCAGCCTAGCCCAAGGCAGTGATGGTTTTATTTATTTAGGTATTGATGGTCAAGGTATTAAACGCCTAGAGCCAGAAACGTAA
- a CDS encoding DUF6435 family protein — MFSFLKPDPIKKLRKEYDVKLEQGMQAQRKGDIKSFAMLSAEAEKIWSEIETLEAKKAK, encoded by the coding sequence ATGTTTTCATTTTTAAAGCCTGACCCAATAAAAAAACTGCGTAAAGAATACGACGTAAAACTAGAGCAAGGCATGCAGGCACAAAGAAAAGGCGACATTAAAAGCTTCGCTATGTTAAGTGCAGAAGCCGAAAAAATCTGGAGTGAAATAGAAACTCTAGAAGCTAAAAAAGCCAAATAA